From one Erinaceus europaeus chromosome 4, mEriEur2.1, whole genome shotgun sequence genomic stretch:
- the IL17A gene encoding interleukin-17A isoform X1 has translation MACVRMSSMSLLLFLCLVAVVKAGVAIPRNPGCPTSENKNSPQHVMVNLKTLDRKTNFRRASDYHNRSTSPWNYRVDEDPERYPPVILQATCRHMGCVNAEGKVDHHMNSVPIKQEILVLRREPRHCLHSFRLEKMLVDVGCTCVTPIVHYAA, from the exons ATGGCTTGTGTGAGAATGTCATCTATG TCACTGCTGCTGTTCCTGTGTCTGGTGGCAGTAGTGAAAGCAGGAGTTGCAATACCACGAAATCCAGGATGTCCAACTTCTGAGAACAAGAACTCCCCTCAGCATGTGATGGTTAACCTAAAGACCCTTGACCGGAAAACAAATTTCAGAAGGGCTTCAGATTATCACAATCGATCAACTTCTCCTTGGAATTACCG TGTGGATGAGGACCCCGAGAGATATCCCCCAGTGATCTTGCAAGCCACTTGCCGCCACATGGGCTGTGTCAATGCTGAAGGGAAGGTAGACCATCATATGAACTCCGTCCCCATTAAACAAGAGATCCTGGTCCTTCGAAGAGAGCCTCGACACTGCCTCCACTCCTTCAGGCTGGAGAAAATGCTGGTGGATGTTGGTTGCACGTGTGTCACCCCCATTGTCCACTATGCAGCTTAA
- the IL17A gene encoding interleukin-17A isoform X2, protein MSSMVSSSISLLLFLCLVAVVKAGVAIPRNPGCPTSENKNSPQHVMVNLKTLDRKTNFRRASDYHNRSTSPWNYRVDEDPERYPPVILQATCRHMGCVNAEGKVDHHMNSVPIKQEILVLRREPRHCLHSFRLEKMLVDVGCTCVTPIVHYAA, encoded by the exons ATGTCATCTATGGTGAGTTCTTCAATA TCACTGCTGCTGTTCCTGTGTCTGGTGGCAGTAGTGAAAGCAGGAGTTGCAATACCACGAAATCCAGGATGTCCAACTTCTGAGAACAAGAACTCCCCTCAGCATGTGATGGTTAACCTAAAGACCCTTGACCGGAAAACAAATTTCAGAAGGGCTTCAGATTATCACAATCGATCAACTTCTCCTTGGAATTACCG TGTGGATGAGGACCCCGAGAGATATCCCCCAGTGATCTTGCAAGCCACTTGCCGCCACATGGGCTGTGTCAATGCTGAAGGGAAGGTAGACCATCATATGAACTCCGTCCCCATTAAACAAGAGATCCTGGTCCTTCGAAGAGAGCCTCGACACTGCCTCCACTCCTTCAGGCTGGAGAAAATGCTGGTGGATGTTGGTTGCACGTGTGTCACCCCCATTGTCCACTATGCAGCTTAA